The Coregonus clupeaformis isolate EN_2021a chromosome 20, ASM2061545v1, whole genome shotgun sequence genome contains a region encoding:
- the LOC121532747 gene encoding uncharacterized protein DKFZp434B061-like → MAGAMRVTIFISFVLVAVALGSTRASTLTSTTATTKNTPTLSVTNTVVPASTASRTSPIVSEATNTAHTGSTGLPFESSPSSPTTEPSQFSQPLTPSQASDGRTTSTGFTADTTTNQTLTGTTSHDSTSSNFSSTLSPNSDFTTGNMSSSTALQSDGSHDLSRSPGLVAVLCIFCICLGLLLAVGIAKLITSRGSKFERLEDVPMGKMNEESPFARYPTKQF, encoded by the exons ATGGCAGGAGCAATGCGTGTCACTATATTTATATCTTTTGTTTTGGTAGCCGTCGCTCTAG GGTCCACTAGAGCCTCAACCTTGACTTCAACGACTGCTACCACCAAGAATACCCCAACATTGTCTGTCACCAACACAGTGGTCCCTGCCTCAACAGCCAGTAGAACAAGTCCCATAGTCAGTGAAGCAACTAATACAGCTCATACCGGTAGCACTGGACTCCCATTCGAATCATCACCTTCATCACCGACAACTGAGCCTTCCCAATTCTCTCAGCCATTGACTCCATCACAAGCATCCGATGGCAGAACCACCTCTACAGGTTTTACGGCTGACACTACTACAAATCAGACCCTAACTGGAACAACTTCTCATGACTCCACATCCTCCAACTTCTCATCAACTTTGTCACCAAACTCTGATTTTACCACAGGGAACATGAGCTCAAGCACAG CTTTACAAAGTGATGGGAGCCATGACTTATCAAGGAGTCCGGGCCTTGTAGCAGTCCTATGCATATTCTGCATCTGTTTGGGTCTTCTACTGGCTGTTGGGATTGCAAAGCTCATTACTTCCAGAGGTTCAAAGTTTGAGAGGCTCGAAGATGTGCCAATG GGCAAGATGAACGAAGAGTCTCCATTTGCCCGTTATCCAACAAAACAATTCTGA